A region from the Gossypium hirsutum isolate 1008001.06 chromosome A08, Gossypium_hirsutum_v2.1, whole genome shotgun sequence genome encodes:
- the LOC107940388 gene encoding C-terminal binding protein AN encodes MNTFIPTTSSGLRSSATMPRRNNPTPLPLVVSLNCVEDCVLEQESLAGVSLFEHVPLSRLADGKIEAAAAVLLHSLAYLPRAAQRRLRPCQLILCLGSSDRAVDSALAADLGLRLVHVDVSRAEEIADTVMALFLGLLRRTHLLSRHALSASGWLGSVQPLCRGMRRCRGLVLGIVGRSASARSLASRSLAFRMSVLYFDVVEENGKVRRSSIRFPPAARRMDTLNDLLAASDLISLHCALTNETVQIINSECLQHVKPGAFIVNTGSSQLLDDCALKQLLIDGTLAGCALDGAEGPQWMEAWVKEMPNVLILPRSADYSEEAWMEIREKAISMLQSFFFDGVIPKDAISDEDEEESEIVDEKGQFSIQDKESALQGSSAEQLINEIQQSPESSLKKDSNQSKQSNQNPSPGLPHNIAAKSEGRRSRLGKKAKKRQARQKTLQKSDEPLILEKESTSQREDDTAMSGTDQALSSGSQSPEGSRSRKTPIELMQVSTSDQLLKTSKKLSEVSGDSLKDGYIIALYARDRPALHVSRQRVKGGGWFLDTMSNVTKRDPAAQFLVVYRNKETIGLRSCAAGGKLLQINRRMEFVFASHSFDVWESWTLQGPLEECRLVNCRNPSAVLDIRIEILAAIGEDDGVTRWLD; translated from the exons ATGAATACATTCATCCCAACGACGTCGTCTGGGCTCAGATCCTCTGCCACGATGCCTCGCCGTAACAACCCTACGCCTCTCCCTTTGGTCGTTTCCCTCAACTGCGTTGAAGATTGCGTCCTCGAACAAGAATCATTGGCCGGCGTCTCGCTCTTCGAGCACGTCCCTCTTAGCCGCTTAGCCGATGGGAAGATCGAGGCCGCCGCGGCTGTCCTCCTTCACTCTCTTGCCTACCTCCCTCGAGCTGCCCAGCGTCGCCTCCGTCCTTGCCAGCTCATCCTCTGTCTCGGCTCCTCTGACCGCGCCGTCGACTCTGCCTTAGCCGCTGACCTTGGACTACGCCTTGTCCATGTCGATGTCTCGCGAGCGGAGGAGATCGCTGACACTGTCATGGCGCTGTTTCTTGGCTTGCTCCGTCGGACGCACTTGCTCTCCCGCCACGCACTTTCGGCTTCCGGCTGGCTTGGCTCGGTTCAGCCGCTTTGCAGGGGAATGAGGCGGTGCCGAGGTCTAGTGTTGGGAATAGTTGGCAGATCTGCGTCGGCCCGGTCTCTGGCATCCCGTAGCTTAGCCTTCAGAATGAGTGTGCTTTATTTTGATGTTGTGGAG GAAAATGGAAAAGTAAGAAGATCTTCTATAAGGTTTCCGCCAGCTGCCCGCAGAATGGATACTCTTAACGATTTACTAGCTGCAAGTGACCTTATATCGCTTCATTGTGCTTTGACGAATGAAACTGTTCAGATTATAAATTCTGAATGTTTGCAGCATGTAAAACCTG GGGCTTTTATTGTGAACACTGGCAGCAGCCAGCTCTTGGATGATTGTGCATTAAAACAACTTCTCATTGATGGCACCTTAGCTGGGTGTGCTCTGGATGGAGCTGAAGGGCCGCAGTGGATGGAAGCATGG GTGAAGGAGATGCCCAATGTACTGATACTTCCACGAAGTGCAGATTATAGTGAAGAAGCATGGATGGAGATAAGGGAGAAGGCTATCTCTATGTTGCAATCATTTTTCTTTGATGGGGTCATTCCAAAGGATGCCATCTCTGATGAGGATGAGGAAGAAAGTGAAATAGTTGATGAAAAAGGACAATTTAGCATACAAGACAAAGAAAGTGCTTTGCAGGGTTCTAGTGCTGAACAGTTGATCAATGAGATTCAACAAAGTCCTGAAAGCTCCCTTAAAAAGGATTCCAATCAATCTAAGCAGTCTAATCAGAACCCAAGTCCTGGTTTACCTCATAACATTGCTGCCAAATCAGAGGGGAGACGCAGCAGATTGGGTAAAAAGGCCAAAAAGAGGCAGGCCCGTCAAAAAACCCTACAAAAATCAGATGAGCCCTTGATATTAGAAAAAGAAAGTACTTCACAAAGAGAAGATGACACTGCTATGAGTGGCACTGATCAAGCACTAAGTTCTGGTTCTCAGTCTCCAGAAGGCTCAAGAAGTAGGAAAACCCCTATAGAATTAATGCAAGTGTCAACTTCTGACCAGCTTCTTAAAACTAGCAAGAAGCTAAGTGAAGTGTCTGGTGATAGTCTGAAAGATGGATATATTATAGCTTTGTATGCAAGAGATCGTCCTGCACTCCACGTGTCCAGACAAAGAGTTAAAGGTGGTGGTTGGTTCCTAGACACCATGTCTAATGTAACCAAAAGAGATCCTGCAGCACAGTTCCTTGTTGTCTACAGAAACAAG GAGACAATTGGTCTACGATCTTGTGCTGCTGGTGGGAAATTGCTGCAG ATCAACAGAAGAATGGAATTTGTATTTGCTAGTCACAGCTTCGATGTTTGGGAGAGTTGGACATTGCAAGGTCCTTTGGAGGAATGTAGGCTGGTCAATTGCAGAAATCCTTCA GCGGTTTTGGATATACGCATAGAGATTCTGGCGGCTATAGGGGAGGATGATGGGGTGACTCGCTGGCTCGATTAG